Sequence from the Flavobacterium sp. J372 genome:
GGGCTTCATTACCCAGGAAATGGGGCGCGAAATAAACACCATGGGTTCTAAAAGCAACCACGCCAAGATGCAGAAGCTGGTGGTACAGATGAAAGATGAGCTCGAAAAAATAAAAGAACAAGTGCTTAACGTTTTATAGTTTACGGTTTACTGTTTATAGTTGCCTACTTAACTACAAACCAACAACAACAAACAATACAAAAACACAACAACACAACTAAATGAACGGCAAACTTATAGTATTCTCGGCGCCATCGGGTTCGGGAAAAACAACCATAGTACGGCATTTGCTGGCACAACCCGAACTTAATCTTGAATTTTCGGTATCGGCTGCCACTCGTGAAGCAAGAGGAACTGAAGAGCATGGCAAGGACTACTACTTCATGTCTATCGAAGAATTTAAAAAACACATAAAAGCGGAAGATTTTGTGGAATGGGAAGAAGTGTACCGCGACAATTTTTATGGTACGCTAAAAAGCGAGGTTGAACGTATTTGGGCGCAGGGCAAGAATGTGATTTTTGATATTGATGTTGCCGGGGGCCTGCGCATCAAGAAAAATTCCCTGAAGAAACGTTGGCTGTGTTTGTAAAGCCGCCAAGCATTGATGAGCTGAAGATTCGCCTTAAGAACCGCAGCACAGAAAGCGATGATAAGATAAATATGCGCATCGCAAAAGCATCGGTAGAGATGGCTACAGCGCCGCAGTTTGATACCATCATCAAGAATTATGACCTTGAGACGGCCAAGCAGGAAGCGTATGAACTGGTAAAAACATTCGTAAGCAAATAGCACGATGAAAATCGGATTGTACTTCGGCACGTTTAACCCCATTCATATTGGCCACCTTGCTATTGCTAACCACATGGCAGAGTTTTCGGGACTTGACCAGATATGGCTGGTAGTTACGCCGCACAATCCGCTTAAAAAGAAAAGCACGCTGCTTGATGACCACCACCGCCTGCAGATGGTTCACCTGGCTACGGAAGATTACCCAAAGCTAAAGCCAAGCGACATAGAGTTTAAACTGCCGCAGCCTAACTATACAGTGAATACGCTGGCAAATCTTCAGGAGAAATTCCCGCAGCATGAATACGCTTTGATAATGGGCGAAGACAACCTGAACTCATTGCATAAATGGAAAAATTATGAGCACATCCTTCAGAACCATAAAATTTATGTTTACCCGCGTGTAAATACTGAAGTGATTGACGAACATATCGCGGCCCATAACTCAATTAACAGGGTTGATGCGCCGATTATGGAAATTTCGTCAACCTTTATCCGTGACTGTGTAAAAGCCGGAAAAAACATCCGCCCGCTGCTGCCTGAAAAAGTGTGGCAATACCTGGAGCATAACCTTTTCTACAGGAAATAAATTTCAGATTAACACTACTTTACAATTTCAGCCCGGCGCATTCAGTATCTTTGGTAAAGATAAAAGGCATTGAGGAAGATTCCCAATGCCTTTTAAAAACACCAAAAACAAAAATTTTAACTAACCTGAATGTAATCGTATGTGGAATTGATTCATAACTACAACGGTGATTTTACAGTTAAAGTATGTGCCGGTGAAAAATTAACATTTGTTGCAGTATATGGTGTGATTGATTGCCATTCTTACAATTTTAAGTACTTTTGGACTTCAAAAAACCGGATAGAACGACATGAACGAAACTCCTAAGTTCGCAGTGATAGGCGGCGGAAGCTGGGCAACGGCAATCGCTAAAATGCTGTGTGTAAATGTACCTGAAATTGCATGGTACATGAGGAATAATGATGCCATTGAACATATAAAGCTGCAAAAGCACAACCCCAATTACCTGAGCTCTGTTGAATTTGACACTAAAAAGCTGAGGCTTACAAGCGACCTGAATGAAGCCGTAGCCTATGCTGACTATATCATCTTTGCAATACCATCAGCATTTTTAAGCGGTGAGCTCGAGAAACTTACTGCAAGCCTTGACGGTAAGATAATTTTTTCGGCAATAAAAGGCATAGTGCCCGAAACCAGCCTGATTGTGGGTGAGCATTTTCATGAGAGGTATGACATCCCGTATGATAATATCGGCGTAATAACCGGCCCATGCCACGCAGAAGAGGTTGCCCTTGAAAAGCTTAGCTATCTTACCATTGCCTGCGGTAATGAGAAAAAGGCAAAGATTATGGGTAAGCACCTCAACAGTTATTACATACGCACTAAGATTACTGATGATATTGTAGGTACAGAATATGCTGCCATGCTTAAGAATATCTATGCCATTGCAGCGGGTATTGCACACGGCCTTGGCTATGGTGATAATTTCCAGGCGCTACTTATGAGCAATGCCATACGCGAGATGAAGAAGTTTATAAGAAAAGTGCATAAGATGAAGCGTAACATCAACAACTCTGCCTATCTGGGCGATTTGCTGGTGACGGGTTATTCTGTATTCTCACGCAACAGGATGTTTGGCAATATGATTGGCAAAGGCTATACCGTTAAATCTGCCATGATGGAGATGAGTATGGTGGCTGAAGGCTACTATGCCACCAAAAGCGCCTATAAGCTCAACAAAGAGTATGGCGCTAAAACGCCAATAATAGACGCTGTACACGATGTACTTTATGAAGGCAAAGATGCAAAATCAGTATTCAGCAAACTAACCGAAAAACTGGACTAATACTATGGACCACCTTATAAACCACCCGGGCGTACTGCTTGCTTTTGGCATTATAGTTATTGTAATGCTACTGCTGGACCTTGGTGTGTTTAACAAGCACAGCCATGTGGTTTCAAACAAAGAAGCCCTTGCCTGGAGTGTGGTCTGGATATCGCTGGCAATGATTTTCAGCGGGGTAATTTATTATTTTTTGGGCTTTGAACAATTTACTCAATTCCAAAGCGCCTATTGGATAGAAAAGGCGCTGTCTGTAGATAACCTCTTTGTGTTCATTCTTGTTTTTGGGTTTTTTAATGTCCCGAAGCATCTGCACCATAAGGTATTATTTTGGGGAATTATTGGTGCACTGCTGTTCCGTGCCATATTTATTTTTACAGGGGTTGAGCTTATCAACATGACCTACCTGCCAACGATGAATATCTTCGGATATAATGTGCGCATTAATGCTGTACTATCAATATTCGGGCTTTTCCTTGTATTTGCGGGTATAAAATCGTGGTTTGCCAATGACGATGACGACGAGGAAAAAGATTTCTCTAAGA
This genomic interval carries:
- a CDS encoding NAD(P)H-dependent glycerol-3-phosphate dehydrogenase gives rise to the protein MNETPKFAVIGGGSWATAIAKMLCVNVPEIAWYMRNNDAIEHIKLQKHNPNYLSSVEFDTKKLRLTSDLNEAVAYADYIIFAIPSAFLSGELEKLTASLDGKIIFSAIKGIVPETSLIVGEHFHERYDIPYDNIGVITGPCHAEEVALEKLSYLTIACGNEKKAKIMGKHLNSYYIRTKITDDIVGTEYAAMLKNIYAIAAGIAHGLGYGDNFQALLMSNAIREMKKFIRKVHKMKRNINNSAYLGDLLVTGYSVFSRNRMFGNMIGKGYTVKSAMMEMSMVAEGYYATKSAYKLNKEYGAKTPIIDAVHDVLYEGKDAKSVFSKLTEKLD
- a CDS encoding TerC/Alx family metal homeostasis membrane protein, with the translated sequence MDHLINHPGVLLAFGIIVIVMLLLDLGVFNKHSHVVSNKEALAWSVVWISLAMIFSGVIYYFLGFEQFTQFQSAYWIEKALSVDNLFVFILVFGFFNVPKHLHHKVLFWGIIGALLFRAIFIFTGVELINMTYLPTMNIFGYNVRINAVLSIFGLFLVFAGIKSWFANDDDDEEKDFSKSPGARLIYKFFKVTKNYEGSRFFIKINGELMATPLLVVVAVIEFTDLIFAVDSIPAIFAIAPNDPFILYTSNIFAILGLRALYFLLANFMHMFSRLKYGLAIILAFIGIKMLINPFYHISSPTSLIVVGGVLLLAVAASLLFPEKQKQ
- the nadD gene encoding nicotinate (nicotinamide) nucleotide adenylyltransferase, whose translation is MKIGLYFGTFNPIHIGHLAIANHMAEFSGLDQIWLVVTPHNPLKKKSTLLDDHHRLQMVHLATEDYPKLKPSDIEFKLPQPNYTVNTLANLQEKFPQHEYALIMGEDNLNSLHKWKNYEHILQNHKIYVYPRVNTEVIDEHIAAHNSINRVDAPIMEISSTFIRDCVKAGKNIRPLLPEKVWQYLEHNLFYRK